TCCAAAATATCAGCGTGAAGTTTACGGAAGGCCGTATTCAGGGTATCAAACCTTGCACCATCAGGATCAGTGCCGGTGCTGGTTACAATTTTTACCTGCGGATATTTCTTCTTGATAGCATCGCGGAAAAGTGTCCAGCGTTCAACATAGTTTGGGCCCCAGTTCTCGTTACCAACCCCCAGCATTTTAAGGTTGAATTTTGCCGGGTGACCCAGGCTGATACGCAGCTTACCCCATTTGGTGCTGGCATCGCCATTGGCAAACTCGATCAGGTCGAGTGCGTCCTGCACGTAAGGGTCAATCTGATCAACCGGAACCAGTTCGCCGCTGTTAAACTGGCAGGCCATACCGCAGTTCAGTATCGGTAAAGGCTCCGCGCCAATATCTTCGGCCAGCATAAAATACTCCATAAACCCTAAACCAAACGACTGGAAATAATCAGGCGTTGAGCGGTGTTTGAACTCAGTATTCCAGCGGTTGATAATAGTTTCGCGCTTGTCAACATCGCCGATGGTTTTTTTCCACTGATAACGGTTTACCAGGTAACGGCCTTCAACAATACATCCGCCGGGGAAGCGGATAAAGCCGGGTTTCATATCGGCGAGCATTTGTACCAGGTCGGCACGCAGGCCGTTCTCACGGTTTTTCCAGGTACGCTGCGGGAACAAAGATATCATATCCAGATCAATCGTTCCCTTACCCTGCACAGTAACTGCCAAGCTACCTTTAGCAGCCTGCGCTGATGCCGGAATGCTCACTTTAAACTTTTTCCACACAGCAGATTTTGGCTGTAATGATGCCGTACCGATAACTTTGCCGTTTTCATCACGCAGTTGTAACTGTAATTTAACGTTACTACCGGCAGGCTGCCGGGCTATTATCGAAAAGTAATAACCTTCGCCTTTGCGTATGCCCATGCCGCGATACCCCTCATTTTGCAGCGTAATACCCTGCGCTGACGCGGCTACATTAATATAATGCGGATTATCCGGGCGTTCGGCTTTACGGTCAATCACTTTTACGGCAGTACTATCACCTGTAATCGTCCAACCCATTAAATTGCGGTCAAACTCGAAGGACCGGTTTTTTACCAGTTCGGCATACAAACCGCCGTCGGCACCCATGTTAATATCTTCGAAAAATACGCCATACATAGTAGGCTGTACCGTTGCCTTTAACTGCGTAGGATCAATGGTATAAACGGCATTGGTTTGGGTAAAAGCCGCCGTTGATAAGCACATGGCACCAAGTGCCATTGCCATTTTACCTGATTTAATTTTTATCATCAAAACGTTATACTTTGTTCAAACAAAACTTATTTCTTAAGCTCTAATACGACTACGGATATCGGCGGCAGTTTAACCTTTAATTTACCACCTTTAAGTGATGCTTCCTTAAATGCCACAGATTTCAACTTATCAGGCGTACTAAAGCTGTTATAATCCTGCAATGTTTTTGAGGTTAAAATACGGCCTGTTAAGTTTTTATAAGCCGAAGTGTCCAGTGTAATCTCTATTTCCTGTGCATTCTTTGGGTCGATATTGGTAAGGGTGATGTGTGTCACGCCTGCCTTATCAGCCGATGCAGATACCGATACCGCCGGAAGTTTTTCGTTACCGAAAACGTAGTCCTTGGTAGTTAATTCAACCGGCAACAGGGTCGCATCCTGATGAACGTTGTACATTTCGAGCACGTGGTAGGTTGGCGTAAGTATCATTTTTTCCTTATCAGTTAAAATAACAGCCTGCAATACGTTGATTGCTTGCGCCAGATTGGCCATACGCACCCTATCGGCATGGTTGTTAAATATGTTCAGCGTTACACCGGCAATAAGCGCGTCGCGCATGGTATTTTGTTGAAACAGGAATCCCGGGTTGGTACCTTCTTCCACATCGTACCAGCCGCCCCATTCATCAACCACCAGCGCTATTTTTTTCTGCGGATCGTATTTATCCATAATAGCCGAGTGCTTGGTTACCAGCTCTTCCATAAACAGCGCGCTTTTCATGGTGCGGAAATACTGGTCTTCAGTATATTTTACCGCCGGGCCTTTTTTATTCCAGTCGATAACCGAGTAGTGGTGCAATGCAACGCCTTCCACCAGGTGTGAGGGGATGATTTTCATCAGCGTTTCTGTCCAATGGTAATCGGCAGAATTAGCACCCGACGCAATACGGAATAGTTTATCACCGGTCATGAAGGTGGCATATTTCTTAAACTCGTTGGCGTAATATTCCGGTGTCATGTTACCGCCGCAGCCCCAGGCTTCGTTACCTACCCCCCAAAAGCGTACATCCCATGGCTTGTCGCGCCCGTTCTCTCGGCGCAGGTTCGACATAGGATTCTTATTGTCCGAACTTACATATTGTACCCAGTCGGCCAGTTCCTGCACGGTGCCGCTGCCAATGTTACCTGCCAGGTATGGGTCGGTATTTAACAGTTCACACATATTTAAAAAATCGTGCGTACCAAAGCTATTATCCTCTGTAACACCACCCCACCATTTATTAACGATGGATGGGCGCTTATCCTTAGGGCCGATACCGTCTTTCCAGTGGTAAGTATCGGCAAAGCAACCGCCCGGCCAGCGCAACGATGGAATTTTCATCTTTTTAAGCGCGGCAACAATATCATTACGTACACCTGCGGTGTTTGGTATCTTTGAAGTATCGCCCACATAAAATCCGCCATAAATGCAACGGCCCAAATGCTCGGCAAAATGGCTGTAAATATATTTGCTGATAACCGTTTTATTTTGCCCGGCGCGTATTACAGCCGTGTTTTGCTGCGCGTTAGCACCAAAGGCCAGCAGCAGCATAACCGAAGCTATTTTAGCGGATTTACCAAATAAATTCATAATCAAGGTTTATTGAGGTTTTATTGTTGGTTACTGAATTATTTAGCTATCGAAAATTTATAGGTAGTGGTAGTTTTATACTCCTGCCCCTGTTTTAATACGGTTGACGGGAAAGATGGCTCATTAGGTGAATCAGGGAAATGCTGGGTTTCGAGGCACAATGCGGAGCGGTGCGGGTAAGCTACGCCACCTTTTCCATCCTTGTCGGCGCCGGTTAAAAAGTTGCCGCTGTAAAATTGTAATCCCGGTTCGGTGGTATAAACATCCATGCTGATGCCGGTTACCGGGCTTGATACGGTAGCTACCGGTTTATCGGCAGCGGTTTTATTCAATACAAAGTTATGATCGTAACCCTTGCCAAACTTTAGTTGCTCGTTATCAGCCTCTATATCTTTACCGATGGCTTTAGCCGTAGTAAAATCAAACGGAGTTCCTTTCACCGCATCCAACTCACCTGTCGGGATCAAGGTATTATCTACCGGCGTAAACTTATCAGCATTAATATATAGCTGATGATTGGTTATAGCCGCGCCGGTATGCCCGTTCAGGTTAAAATAAGCATGGTTGGTCAAATTTACAACCGTCGCCTTATCCGTAGTAGCTTTGTAAGCTATTTTAAGTTCGTTATCATCGGTTAGTTCATAGGCAACATCAACGGTAAGCGTACCCGGGTAGCCACCCTCGCCATCTTTTGAAATATAGCTTAGCTCAAGTGTTTTATCATCGGCCTTTTTAACGTCCCAAACCTGGCAAAAAAAGCCTTTGAAACCACCATGCAGGGTATTAACACCATCGTTAATATCCAGTTGATACTGCTTGCCATCCAAGGTAAATTTACCTTTGGCTATTCGGTTGCCATAACGGCCTATCAACGCGCCGAAATAAGGCTCACCTTTTTTCTGATAGCTTTTAAGCGAATCGTAACCCAAAACAACATCGGTAAGCTTACCATCTTTGTCGGGCACATTCAGGCTCACCACCCGGCCGCCATAATTTGTAATAACTACGCTTACGCCCTTGCTATTTTTTAGGGTATACAGGCTAACCTCTTTGCCATCAACGGTACCTTTAATGTTAGTTGTTGCACTATCCGCAGCAATGGTATCGGTGTTTTCAGCGGTTTGCTTTGAGGGTCCGCCGCAGGCGGTGATGGCTGTGGCTATTACTAAGCTCATAATTATCTGTACAGATTTATTTTTCATAAAACGAATATTAACAGGTTTAAAGATTATAATTGGCTCGACATGGACAGGGTGGTTTTTTGCCCTGTAGTGCTCCGAAAGTATAAAATAAAAATTTAATTGTGATAAAAACACTTAAAAAAATTACACTTTTGTTCTTAACGGGCTAATAAGTCAACGCAAACAATATTGCTAAATCGAGCTTATTAGTACCAAACCAGGTATAATTAACATATTTACTTTTTTAAGCTGAATAATTACATTTGCAGTTACGCAACAGCCTTTATTACAAATAAAAAATGCAGAAATACTCCAAACAAACCCGTTTATTACTTGCAGTTGATTGTATTGTGTTTGGTTTTGACGGTGAAGCTTTGAAGATTTTGCTGATTAAAAGAGGCTTTCAGCCCGAAAAAGGGAACTGGAGTTTAATGGGCGGCTTTGTGCAGCCCGACGAAAGTTTAGATCAGGCATCAAACCGCATACTTAAAGAACTTACCGGACTTGAGGGCGTTTACCTGGAGCAGCTCCATACTTTTGGCGATCCGCAGCGCGACCCAATTGAGCGCACAGTATCAGTAGCTTATTTCGCGCTTATTGATATTAACAAGTATAAAAAGCAGATAAGCGACGACTATCACGCCGAGTGGTTCACGCTAAAGCGCACGCCTAAAGTAATATTCGATCAGCAGGAAATGGTGGAGCTGGCTAAAAAGCGCATTCGGTATAAAGCGGCCATGCACCCAATATTATTTGAGTTGCTGCCATCAAAGTTCACCATACCGCAATTGCAAAACCTTTACGAAAACGTTTTTAATACGGCTATTGATAAACGCAACTTTAGCAAGCGCGTGCTGGCCACAGGTTTATTAATTAAACTGAACGAAAAAGATAAAGCAGGCTCAAAACGCGGCGCATATTATTACCAGTTAAATATGCACAACTACTATTCAAAGTTCCAGGCGTTTATGAACTTCATACCTAACCCAGACAGTATTTCGGCATCCTGATATAATTCGCCTACCGCAGGCATCGTATCATTTTAAAAGCACACGTATTTTTTTTCAAAAAAAAGCGCTTAAAATTTTTATTTATCAAAATTTAAGTGTTAATTCGACACTCATTATAAATCTAATCATGACCAATAAAGCATATGTGATCGGCGTCGACTACGGGTCAGACTCCGTGCGCTCGGTTATTGTTGACGCTGCCAACGGGCAGGAAATAGCCTCATCAGTATACAATTATCCACGCTGGCAAAAGGGCCTTTACTGCAATGCAGCCGAGAACCAGTTCCGTCAGCATCCGCTCGATTATATCGAAGGTTTGGAAACTACCATAAAAGATTGTTTAAGCCAGGCTGGCGCTGATGTTGCCGCGCTGGTTAAAGGTATAGCCGTTGATACAACCGGCTCTACCCCTGTTGCGGTTGACGCGACAGGCCATCCGCTGGCGCTGCGCCCCGACTTTAAGGAGAACCCTAACGCCATGTTTGTTTTATGGAAAGACCATACCGCCGTTGATGAGGCAGCCGAGATAAACGAACATGCCACGAAGTTTGATACCAACTACCTTAAATATGTAGGCGGCATCTATTCGTCCGAATGGTTTTGGGCAAAATTGCTGCACATTATCCGCATGGATGAAGAAGTGAACAACGCCCTGCACTCGTGGGTAGAGCATTGCGACTGGATACCTTTTTTGCTTACCGGCGGTACCGATGTTAAGCAAATTAAACGCAGCCGTTGCGCTGCCGGCCATAAAGCCCTTTGGGCCGAAGAATTTGACGGCTTACCGCCGGATGAGTTCTTTTCATCATTAGACCCGTTGCTGACTGGCATTACCGGTAAACTTTTTAAAGACACTTATACCTCTGATGTTCCGGCAGGGAACATCAGCCAGGAGTGGGCCGATAAATTAGGCTTACCTGCCGATGTGGTTGTAGGTGTTGGCGCGTTTGATGCGCACATGGGCGCCGTAGGCGGCCAGATTGAGCCTTATTACCTGAGCAAGGTAATGGGTACCTCAACCTGCGATATGATGGTGGTTCCGGCTGAGGATATTGAAGGTAAAACCGTACGCGGTATCTGCGGACAGGTTAATGGCTCTGTTATACCAGGCATGATCGGTTTAGAAGCCGGTCAGTCAGCCTTCGGCGATACTTATGCCTGGTTTAAAAACCTGGTAAGCTGGCCAATTAACAATTTGCTAAGCCAATCAAAACTGATAGATGAAGCTACCGCCGAAAAACTAAAAGAGGAAATAGCCGAGCAGATCATCCCTGAACTAAGCCGCCAGGCCGCTTTATTACCGATTGAAAGTGATAATGAACTGGCTATCGACTGGTTCAACGGCCGCCGCACGCCGGATGCTAACCAGCTGCTTACCGGCGCAATTGCCGGCTTAAACCTTGGCAGCGATGCGCCGCGTGTTTTCCGTGCGTTAGCTGAGGCTACCTGCTTTGGCGCCAAAAGTATTGTTGATCGTTTTATTGACGAAGGCATTCCGGTTAAGGGCATCATCGGCATTGGCGGCGTTGCCAAAAAATCGCCGTTTGTAATGCAAATGATGGCTGACGTACTAGGCATGCCTATCCGCATTCACCAGTTTAAACATACCTGCGCGCTTGGTGCAGCCATGTTCGCCACAGTGGCGTCGGGCGTATACTCATCAACAGAAGAAGCGATGGAAGCGATGGGCCGTGGTTTTGATGTGGAGTACATTCCTAATGCGGATAACGCTGCAATCTACGCCAACCGATACCAGCAATACAAAGCCTTGGGCGCCGATATTGCTAAACAAATTACCGCTAACCAGGCAAATACTGTTACAGCATGAGCAAAAAATATCATGATATAAGAGAGAGCGCTTACGAAGCCAACATGCAGCTACCTAAATTGGGCTTAGTGCTGTTTACTTTCGGTAACGTTAGCGCTGCCGACCGTGAGGAACGCGTATTTGCTATCAAGCCAAGCGGCGTACCTTACGAGAAGCTATCACCAAAGAAAATGGTGATTGTTGATTTTGACGGCAATATTGTTGACGGCGATCTACGCCCATCATCGGACACCAAAACACATGCTGTTTTATACACGCATTGGGAAAACATCAACGGCATTGTACACACACATTCCACTTACGCTACAGCATGGGCGCAAACACAGCGCGATATACCTATTTTCGGCACCACACATGCCGATCACCTTACGGTTGATGTACCCTGTGCCCCGCCTATGGATGACGAGATGATCAAGGGAGATTATGAGCATGAAACCGGTTTCCAGATCATGAACTGCTTTAAGGAGAAAGGCCTTAGCTATGAGGATGTGGAAATGATACTGGTAGGCAACCACGCCCCTTTTACCTGGGGAAAAACTGCCGACAAGGCCGTATACAACAGCGCCGTTTTAGAGAGCGTTGCACAAATGGCTTACCTTACCGAGCAAATAAAGCCTATGGCGCCGCGCCTTAAGGATGCCCTGATAAAAAAGCACTTTGAACGTAAACATGGCCCTAACTCTTATTACGGCCAATAAATAAGCCCCCTATATGTACAAATATATTTTTTTAGTGTGTGCGGGCATGTTAGCGGTTTGCGCGAAAGCGCAAACTGTTAGCAGTCCGGACAAAAGCATTACAGTATCGTTTAACATTAACGCAGGCAAACCCGTTTATTCGGTAACCCGCAAGGGAACGCCGGTTATTGCGGCATCCGCTTTAGGTATTGATCAGAGCAACGGGAACTTTTACAGCGGCTTAAAGCTCAAATCATCAAAAAGCAGTATGGGCGGCCAGCTTTACACCATGGTGAACGCCAAAAAGCACCACATTAACTATAAGTACAGTGAGCGTGTTTATAGTTTGCTTAACGCCGCCGGTAAGCAAATGAATGTGATCTTCCGGGTGTCAGATGACGGTGTAGCCTTTCGCTATCATTTCCCGGACGGCGGCAAGAATGACGCGGTCATCAACAAAGAAGTTAC
This Mucilaginibacter defluvii DNA region includes the following protein-coding sequences:
- a CDS encoding alpha-L-arabinofuranosidase C-terminal domain-containing protein, which gives rise to MIKIKSGKMAMALGAMCLSTAAFTQTNAVYTIDPTQLKATVQPTMYGVFFEDINMGADGGLYAELVKNRSFEFDRNLMGWTITGDSTAVKVIDRKAERPDNPHYINVAASAQGITLQNEGYRGMGIRKGEGYYFSIIARQPAGSNVKLQLQLRDENGKVIGTASLQPKSAVWKKFKVSIPASAQAAKGSLAVTVQGKGTIDLDMISLFPQRTWKNRENGLRADLVQMLADMKPGFIRFPGGCIVEGRYLVNRYQWKKTIGDVDKRETIINRWNTEFKHRSTPDYFQSFGLGFMEYFMLAEDIGAEPLPILNCGMACQFNSGELVPVDQIDPYVQDALDLIEFANGDASTKWGKLRISLGHPAKFNLKMLGVGNENWGPNYVERWTLFRDAIKKKYPQVKIVTSTGTDPDGARFDTLNTAFRKLHADILDEHYYRPPQWFRDNARRYDSYDRNGPKIFAGEYAAHVPGVDDALKKNNLEAALAEAAFMTGLERNADVVNMASYAPLFAHVDAWQWAPDLIWFDNLKHYGTPNYYVQKLYSLNKGTNVVPMLLNGQPIAGQAGIYANAAINSKTGELLIKLVNVSGNNQNADLNIKDLAKYQQTARITTLKSAKPDAVNSLAEPQFVSPIDSQVSILGAKLTIAAEPYSFKVIKLKLK
- a CDS encoding alpha-N-arabinofuranosidase, which encodes MNLFGKSAKIASVMLLLAFGANAQQNTAVIRAGQNKTVISKYIYSHFAEHLGRCIYGGFYVGDTSKIPNTAGVRNDIVAALKKMKIPSLRWPGGCFADTYHWKDGIGPKDKRPSIVNKWWGGVTEDNSFGTHDFLNMCELLNTDPYLAGNIGSGTVQELADWVQYVSSDNKNPMSNLRRENGRDKPWDVRFWGVGNEAWGCGGNMTPEYYANEFKKYATFMTGDKLFRIASGANSADYHWTETLMKIIPSHLVEGVALHHYSVIDWNKKGPAVKYTEDQYFRTMKSALFMEELVTKHSAIMDKYDPQKKIALVVDEWGGWYDVEEGTNPGFLFQQNTMRDALIAGVTLNIFNNHADRVRMANLAQAINVLQAVILTDKEKMILTPTYHVLEMYNVHQDATLLPVELTTKDYVFGNEKLPAVSVSASADKAGVTHITLTNIDPKNAQEIEITLDTSAYKNLTGRILTSKTLQDYNSFSTPDKLKSVAFKEASLKGGKLKVKLPPISVVVLELKK
- a CDS encoding aldose epimerase family protein, with protein sequence MKNKSVQIIMSLVIATAITACGGPSKQTAENTDTIAADSATTNIKGTVDGKEVSLYTLKNSKGVSVVITNYGGRVVSLNVPDKDGKLTDVVLGYDSLKSYQKKGEPYFGALIGRYGNRIAKGKFTLDGKQYQLDINDGVNTLHGGFKGFFCQVWDVKKADDKTLELSYISKDGEGGYPGTLTVDVAYELTDDNELKIAYKATTDKATVVNLTNHAYFNLNGHTGAAITNHQLYINADKFTPVDNTLIPTGELDAVKGTPFDFTTAKAIGKDIEADNEQLKFGKGYDHNFVLNKTAADKPVATVSSPVTGISMDVYTTEPGLQFYSGNFLTGADKDGKGGVAYPHRSALCLETQHFPDSPNEPSFPSTVLKQGQEYKTTTTYKFSIAK
- a CDS encoding NUDIX hydrolase, producing MQKYSKQTRLLLAVDCIVFGFDGEALKILLIKRGFQPEKGNWSLMGGFVQPDESLDQASNRILKELTGLEGVYLEQLHTFGDPQRDPIERTVSVAYFALIDINKYKKQISDDYHAEWFTLKRTPKVIFDQQEMVELAKKRIRYKAAMHPILFELLPSKFTIPQLQNLYENVFNTAIDKRNFSKRVLATGLLIKLNEKDKAGSKRGAYYYQLNMHNYYSKFQAFMNFIPNPDSISAS
- a CDS encoding ribulokinase, with protein sequence MTNKAYVIGVDYGSDSVRSVIVDAANGQEIASSVYNYPRWQKGLYCNAAENQFRQHPLDYIEGLETTIKDCLSQAGADVAALVKGIAVDTTGSTPVAVDATGHPLALRPDFKENPNAMFVLWKDHTAVDEAAEINEHATKFDTNYLKYVGGIYSSEWFWAKLLHIIRMDEEVNNALHSWVEHCDWIPFLLTGGTDVKQIKRSRCAAGHKALWAEEFDGLPPDEFFSSLDPLLTGITGKLFKDTYTSDVPAGNISQEWADKLGLPADVVVGVGAFDAHMGAVGGQIEPYYLSKVMGTSTCDMMVVPAEDIEGKTVRGICGQVNGSVIPGMIGLEAGQSAFGDTYAWFKNLVSWPINNLLSQSKLIDEATAEKLKEEIAEQIIPELSRQAALLPIESDNELAIDWFNGRRTPDANQLLTGAIAGLNLGSDAPRVFRALAEATCFGAKSIVDRFIDEGIPVKGIIGIGGVAKKSPFVMQMMADVLGMPIRIHQFKHTCALGAAMFATVASGVYSSTEEAMEAMGRGFDVEYIPNADNAAIYANRYQQYKALGADIAKQITANQANTVTA
- a CDS encoding L-ribulose-5-phosphate 4-epimerase encodes the protein MSKKYHDIRESAYEANMQLPKLGLVLFTFGNVSAADREERVFAIKPSGVPYEKLSPKKMVIVDFDGNIVDGDLRPSSDTKTHAVLYTHWENINGIVHTHSTYATAWAQTQRDIPIFGTTHADHLTVDVPCAPPMDDEMIKGDYEHETGFQIMNCFKEKGLSYEDVEMILVGNHAPFTWGKTADKAVYNSAVLESVAQMAYLTEQIKPMAPRLKDALIKKHFERKHGPNSYYGQ